The following are encoded in a window of Carya illinoinensis cultivar Pawnee chromosome 15, C.illinoinensisPawnee_v1, whole genome shotgun sequence genomic DNA:
- the LOC122297569 gene encoding probable 2-oxoglutarate-dependent dioxygenase AOP1 — protein sequence MPSQKQAKLPVIDFSGNNLKSYWASTCHKVRQALEEYGCFVALYEKVSSDLDNDVFDSLVELFDLPLQSKLKNVSEKPYHGYFGQNPWMPLNESMGIEDAQVHRRTQSFTNLMWPSGNQNFCKSIHSYSKMVSELDCLVESMVFESYGVKKYFDSHIKSTKNLLRLIKYNEPKKGGVNNIGAMSHTDKSFITILHQNDVKGLEIETKDGRWIDFEPFPSSFVVMAGEASTAWSNGRIYSPFHRVIMKEGKDRYSLGMFSFNRGTIQTPKELVDEEHPLQFKPFDHLSFLRFYSTDEGQKHHCTIKAYCGLSF from the exons ATGCCTTCTCAAAAGCAGGCCAAGCTCCCTGTTATAGATTTTTCTGGTAACAACTTGAAGAGTTATTGGGCATCGACATGTCACAAAGTCCGGCAGGCTCTTGAGGAATATGGCTGTTTTGTAGCATTATATGAAAAGGTCTCCTCGGATCTTGACAATGATGTTTTTGATTCGTTAGTGGAGTTGTTCGATCTTCCTTTGCAAAGCAAACTCAAAAACGTATCTGAGAAACCTTACCATGGCTATTTTGGTCAAAACCCATGGATGCCACTCAATGAAAGCATGGGAATTGAGGATGCACAAGTTCACAGAAGAACTCAAAGCTTCACAAACCTAATGTGGCCTTCTGGAAACCAAAACTTctg TAAAAGCATACACTCTTACTCAAAGATGGTATCTGAATTGGATTGTTTGGTGGAGAGCATGGTGTTTGAAAGCTATGGCGTCAAGAAGTACTTTGATTCTCACATCAAATCCACAAAAAATCTTCTTCGACTCATCAAATATAACGAACCCAAGAAGGGCGGAGTCAATAATATTGGAGCCATGTCTCATACCGACAAGAGCTTCATAACCATACTGCACCAAAATGATGTCAAAGGTCTGGAGATCGAGACAAAGGATGGCAGGTGGATCGATTTCGAGCCTTTCCCTTCCTCCTTTGTAGTCATGGCCGGAGAGGCATCGACG GCATGGAGCAATGGAAGGATATATTCTCCCTTTCACAGGGTGATAATGAAGGAAGGCAAAGACAGATATTCACTTGGAATGTTCTCATTCAACAGGGGGACGATTCAAACACCAAAAGAGTTAGTGGACGAGGAACACCCACTCCAGTTCAAGCCATTTGATCATCTCTCATTTCTTCGTTTCTACAGCACCGATGAAGGCCAAAAACATCACTGTACTATCAAGGCTTATTGTGGTCTTTCCTTCTGA